A single genomic interval of Littorina saxatilis isolate snail1 linkage group LG17, US_GU_Lsax_2.0, whole genome shotgun sequence harbors:
- the LOC138953825 gene encoding retinol dehydrogenase 13-like, producing MEMTSHAVPLGVVVASVVAALLLKNYMSGGRFEGKEKIPDKTVIVTGANTGIGKETAKELARRGGRVILACRDLKRAEKAREEIVSETGNENVVVKQLDLASMASIRQFAKDVVATEPRVDILINNAGIMWCPKMLTEDGFEMQLGVNHMGHFLLTMLLLDKLKASAPSRIINVSSLAHVRGQINFDDLNSDKSYSAHMAYGQSKLANVLFTRELAKRLENTGVTVNSLHPGAVNTELARHISIFNSPVVRTLFSPVIWLLLKTSEQGAQTTLYCALASELEGVTGKYFSDCHEKEAAPQAQDDDAAKRLWDISEKWTKLA from the exons ATGGAAATGACTTCTCATGCTGTACCTCTTGGCGTGGTTGTGGCATCTGTGGTTGCTGCGTTATTGCTCAA GAACTACATGTCAGGGGGCAGGTTTGAAGGCAAGGAGAAGATACCAGACAAAACAGTCATTGTAACCGGCGCTAACACTGGCATTGGCAAAGAAACTGCAAAAGAACTGGCCCGCAGAG GTGGCCGAGTGATACTGGCATGCCGGGACCTGAAGAGAGCAGAAAAAGCAAGGGAGGAGATCGTGTCTGAGACAGGCAACGAAAATGTTGTGGTCAAGCAACTGGACCTTGCATCCATGGCTTCCATAAGACAATTTGCCAAGGACGTCGTTGCCA CGGAGCCGCGTGTTGACATCTTGATCAACAATGCCGGCATAATGTGGTGTCCTAAGATGCTGACAGAAGATGGCTTTGAGATGCAGCTTGGAGTCAACCACATGG GTCATTTTCTTTTGACCATGCTGTTGCTGGACAAACTGAAGGCATCTGCTCCCAGTCGCATCATTAACGTTTCCAGCCTGGCCCACGTCCGAGGACAGATCAACTTTGACGACCTCAACAGCGACAAGTCCTACAGTGCACACATGGCCTATGGTCAGAGCAAACTTGCCAACGTTTTGTTCACCCGAGAGCTGGCAAAGAGACTAGAAA ACACCGGTGTAACAGTGAACTCCCTGCACCCTGGAGCAGTGAATACAGAGCTAGCACGCCACATTTCCATCTTCAATTCTCCAGTGGTGAGAACGCTCTTCTCTCCAGTGATCTGGCTGCTGCTGAAGACATCTGAGCAAGGCGCACAAACCACCTTGTATTGTGCTCTCGCTTCCGAGCTTGAGGGGGTCACTGGCAAATACTTCAG